From a region of the Zingiber officinale cultivar Zhangliang chromosome 4B, Zo_v1.1, whole genome shotgun sequence genome:
- the LOC121976208 gene encoding uncharacterized protein LOC121976208 — translation MLKPGSVKVSSSPGREKLPPTPGLARLLYGKTVGSRSRGRSVSGAAARSSPMFVSRSRSRGRAAGTGAAAEEGEPSSPKVTCIGQVRIRNKKRATPGKQRNATSPKKRRRGSCLVSCHCFHKAFLCVVFKTPPGGGGGLRRWLWRRRWGGVRSGRSGRYQERKKPDPVKSPPLPEFVTCATKESDQEDSGEEKEERAAAACEEEPRASLSSETASSPPKNALLLMRCRSAPHNRASSLATARFALPPAEEFVQQPAAGEEPAQEAEAEAEAEEDHQVEDEAKGSESQRPLVLPRSKSEPARRAAAKLAIPEAASCFWPSHVNVSRRRRSSPNHGSSPPL, via the coding sequence ATGCTGAAGCCAGGCAGCGTCAAGGTCTCTTCCAGCCCGGGGAGGGAGAAGCTGCCGCCGACGCCCGGCCTAGCGCGCTTGCTCTACGGGAAGACCGTCGGAAGCCGTAGTCGCGGCCGCTCGGTGTCCGGAGCGGCGGCGCGGTCCAGCCCCATGTTCGTGTCGCGCAGCAGGAGCCGCGGCCGCGCGGCGGGGACGGGGGCGGCCGCCGAGGAGGGGGAGCCGTCGTCGCCCAAGGTGACGTGTATCGGTCAAGTCCGGATTCGGAACAAGAAGAGGGCGACGCCGGGGAAACAGAGGAATGCGACTTCGCCCAAGAAGCGGAGGAGGGGCTCGTGCCTCGTGTCCTGCCACTGCTTTCACAAGGCTTTCCTCTGTGTCGTGTTCAAGACGCCCCCTGGCGGCGGCGGGGGGCTACGGCGCTGGCTGTGGAGGCGGAGATGGGGCGGCGTCCGATCTGGAAGGAGCGGGAGGTACCAAGAGAGGAAGAAGCCGGATCCGGTTAAGTCGCCGCCGCTTCCGGAGTTCGTCACGTGTGCGACAAAGGAATCAGATCAAGAAGACAGCGGCGAAGAAAAGGAAGAGCGTGCGGCGGCCGCGTGCGAGGAGGAGCCACGGGCTTCCTTGTCATCGGAGACGGCGTCTTCCCCGCCGAAGAACGCGCTCCTCCTTATGCGCTGCCGGTCAGCGCCGCACAACCGGGCGTCCTCGCTCGCCACCGCCCGATTCGCGTTGCCTCCGGCCGAGGAGTTCGTGCAACAGCCCGCCGCCGGAGAAGAGCCAGCGCAGGAGGCGGAGGCCGAGGCCGAAGCCGAGGAGGACCATCAAGTGGAAGACGAAGCAAAAGGGTCAGAGTCGCAGCGGCCGCTAGTGCTGCCGCGGAGCAAGTCGGAGCCGGCGCGGCGTGCGGCGGCAAAGCTGGCCATCCCGGAGGCCGCCTCCTGCTTCTGGCCCAGCCACGTCAACGTCAGCCGCCGTCGCCGCTCGAGCCCCAACCACGGCTCCTCTCCGCCACTGTGA